CGAGTGGCGGCGGATGGCCCGGGTCAAGTGGAAGCCGTCTTGAAAGGGGAGGTTCACGTCCATCAGCACCAGGTGCGGTTGCTGTTCAAGAAAGGTCCGCTCCACTCGGGTGAAGTCGGCCACCCTTGCGACGTCGTAGCCGTACATGGCCAGATCCTCGCGATGGCGCCGACGATGGTTGCGTCGTCTTCGACCAGCATGATGCGGTTGGTCATCGTATTCCCCGCTGACCAGTCAACATTTTGACGACCGGGGCGGATGACCTGCCGAGGCCCAGCGTGAATGGGCTTATCGTGGCCGGAGCCGCGGGAGACCGGGGCCTCCTCGCCTGACGTCGCTGCCCCTCTCTCCCTCCCCCCGCACCATTCCCCCTGTCCGCCCGTACAATGTTGGGCGGGTGACCCATGGGGAAACGGGCGTCCGGCCCGGTCGGAGCGGGGACGGCCACCTGTCGGAACCGAGGCGGCTCAGGCCGCACGCTGTC
This genomic window from Bacillota bacterium contains:
- a CDS encoding response regulator, translated to MVSGEYDDQPHHAGRRRRNHRRRHREDLAMYGYDVARVADFTRVERTFLEQQPHLVLMDVNLPFQDGFHLTRAIRRHSSVPVLFLSARAGDMEQVLGLESGGDDYITKPVNLEALHAKIKAALAMGGAAGDLAHSYRPRPMRNG